CTACAAGGCCGGTGCCCTGTCCGGTGCCCGTGAAAGTGCGGATACGCCGGGCATCTCACAATAAATCCGGGCCGCTTGTGTGAGCAGATGTTGTCCCGGTTGGGCTAACCGCCGCCCCTGGCCTATGCTGCAACCCATCGTTTTCGTTCCCGGTCGATTTCATGGGTCGCACCTTTGTCTACATCCTGCTGCTGATCGCCCTGCCCGCCAGCGCGCAGATCTACAAATACACCGACGCCAGCGGCAACACGGTCTACAGCGATCATGCGCCGGACGGCGTGAAGGCACAGCCGGTGGCGTTGCCGCCGCTCAACAGCGTCCAGCCTCAGGCTCCGAGTGCGCCGTCGTCAGACACGGCCAGCCGTGCGCCTGTGCGCAATGCCTATGAGGTGCTGGAACTGACCAGCCTGCCCACCGAAGAGGCTCTGCGCGCCAACAACGGCACGTTCACCGTCAGCGTGCAGATCAAGCCGCGACTGCAACCGCCACATCAATTGCGCCTGCTGCTGGACGACGCGCCTTACGGTCAACCGAGCAATGTGCCGATCCTGCAATTGGTGAACGTCGACCGGGGCGAGCATCGGCTGGCGGTTCAGGTGATCAATGGCGAGGCGATCATTCAGCAGAGTCCGGCAGTGGTTTTCACTGTGCAGCGGGTGCACAAGCCATGACTCGCGGATTGATCGCTGTGTGTCTGGCCCTGTTTGCGTTCGGCGCATCTGCCGAGGTCTTCACTTATGTCGATTCGCAGGGCAATCGGGTCTACACCGATCAACCGCGCGGCAATGCCAAGCGCGTGCCGCTGGCCACCAGCAACCGAATGGCTTCCAACCCGACCGGGGCGACGCCCATCACCACGGCTAAAAAATCACCGGAACAACCGCTGTTCCGCTACGACATGCTGCGGGTGCTGGTTCCCGAACCGGACGCCACCATTCGCAGCAGCGCCGGCGAATTGATCGTCAGCATCACCAGCGAACCGGGGCTGCAAAAAGGTCATCGCTATCGCCTGCTGCTGGACGGCCAGGCCACCGGCGAGCCCGGCCTTAGCCCGGTGTTCCCGCTGAGCAATATCGACCGCGGCAGTCATAACCTGTCGGTGGAGATTCTCGACGCACAGGATCGTATCGTCGAGCGCACCGCCAATCAGCCGTTCCACATGCAGCGCATCTCGCTGGCACAGAAACGCCAGGTCAAACCTTGCTCCACTGACGACTACGGCGTCCGCCCCGAATGCCCGCTGAAAGACAAACCCGTCGAACCGAAAAATCCCTTCCTGCGTTTCTTCTAACGCCGTTCAGCTTTGCGCACTATATTGGTGCAACAGTCTGCACCGTACCCACATTGCAACCCATTTTGGTTCGAAAGTACCCGACAGGGTCGGCGGATCGCCACGCAAACGAGCGTCAAACGCCCGTTTCAGGGGTCGAACGCTTCTTTTCGGAGCCTTGGTTTGGTTTTTGCATTTTCCTGATATCGGCGCTTGGTTCCTTGCGCACGCCTTGCTCCAAAAGAGGTCCTGATGACCATAAGCGACGCACTCCACCGTTTGCTGCTCGACAACCTGACCACCGCCACCATCTTGCTCGATGCCGAATTGCGCCTCGAGTACATGAACCCGGCGGCGGAGATGCTGCTGGCCATCAGCGGTCAGCGCAGCCATGGCCAGTTCATCAGCGAGCTGTTCACCGAGTCCACCGAGGCGCTCAATTCGTTGCGCCAGGCGGTGGAACAGGCGCACCCGTTCACCAAGCGCGAAGCGATGCTCACCGCCCTCACCGGCCAGACCCTGACCGTGGACTACGCGGTGACGCCGATCCTCAGCAACGGCGCGACCCTGCTGTTGCTGGAGGTTCACCCTCGCGACCGCCTGCTGCGGATCACCAAGGAGGAGGCGCAGCTGTCCAAGCAGGAAACCAGCAAGATGCTGGTGCGCGGCCTCGCCCACGAGATCAAGAACCCGCTGGGCGGTATTCGTGGCGCCGCGCAATTGCTGGCCCGGCAGCTGCCGGAAGACAGCCTGCGCGACTACACCAACGTGATCATTGAAGAGGCCGACCGCCTGCGCAATCTGGTCGACCGCATGCTCGGCTCGAACAAATTGCCGTCGCTGGCGTTGTGCAACGTCCACGAAGTGCTGGAGCGCGTCTGCCAACTGGTCGAGGCCGAAAGCCAGGGCTGCATCACGCTGGTGCGCGATTACGATCCGAGCATTCCCGACGTGTTGATTGACCGCGAGCAGATGATTCAGGCGGTGTTGAACATCGTCCGCAATGCGATGCAGGCAATCAGCAGCCAGAACGAGTTGCGCCTGGGCCGCATCAGCCTGCGTACCCGCGCGATGCGCCAGTTCACCATCGGCCATATCCGCCATCGCCTGGTGACCAAGATCGAGATCATCGACAACGGCCCGGGGATCCCGGCGGAACTCCAGGAAACCATTTTCTTTCCCATGGTCAGCGGCCGTCCGGACGGTACCGGGCTGGGCTTGGCCATTACCCAGAACATCATCAGCCAGCACCAGGGCCTGATCGAGTGTGACAGCCATCCAGGCCACACCACCTTCTCGATCTTTCTGCCACTGGAACAAGGAGCCACATCGACATGAGCCGTAGTGAAACCGTGTGGATCGTCGATGACGACCGTTCTATCCGTTGGGTCCTGGAAAAAGCCCTGCAACAGGAAGGCATGACCACCCAGAGCTTCGACAGTGCCGATGGCGTGATGAGCCGCCTGGCGCGCCAGCAGCCGGACGTGATCATCTCCGACATCCGCATGCCGGGTGCCAGCGGTCTGGACCTTCTGGCGCGGATTCGCGAGCAACACCCACGACTGCCGGTCATCATCATGACCGCTCACTCCGATCTGGACAGCGCTGTCGCCTCGTATCAGGGCGGCGCCTTCGAGTACCTGCCAAAACCGTTCGATGTCGACGAAGCGGTGTCGCTGGTCAAACGTGCCAATCAGCACGCCCAGGAACAACAGGGCCTGGAAGTCGCGCCGACCCTGACCCGCACCCCGGAAATCATCGGCGAAGCGCCGGCGATGCAGGAAGTGTTTCGCGCCATCGGGCGATTGAGCCACTCCAACATCACCGTGCTGATCAACGGCGAGTCGGGCACCGGTAAAGAACTGGTGGCTCACGCCCTGCACCGCCACAGCCCGCGTGCGGCCTCGCCGTTCATCGCGCTGAACATGGCGGCGATCCCGAAGGACTTGATGGAATCCGAGCTGTTCGGCCACGAGAAAGGCGCCTTCACCGGCGCGGCCAACCTGCGTCGCGGCCGTTTCGAACAGGCTGACGGCGGCACGCTGTTCCTCGATGAAATCGGCGACATGCCGGCAGACACCCAGACCCGACTGCTGCGGGTGCTGGCCGATGGCGAGTTCTATCGCGTTGGCGGGCACGTGCCGGTCAAGGTCGATGTACGGATCATCGCCGCGACTCACCAGAACCTGGAAACCCTCGTTCACGCCGGGAAATTCCGTGAGGACTTGTTCCACCGCCTCAACGTGATTCGCATCCACATCCCGCGCCTGTCGGACCGTCGCGAAGACATCCCGACCCTGGCCAAGCACTTCCTCAGCCGCGCCGCACAAGAGCTCGCAGTCGAGCCGAAGCTGCTGAAAAGCGAGACCGAGGAATACCTGAAAAACCTGCCATGGCCGGGCAACGTGCGTCAGCTGGAAAACACCTGTCGCTGGATCACGGTGATGGCGTCCGGGCGCGAGGTGCACATCAGCGACCTGCCGCCGGAACTGTTGAGCCTGCCGCAGGACTCGGCGCCGGTGACCAACTGGGAACAGGCCCTGCGTCAGTGGGCCGATCAGGCCTTGGCACGCGGTCAGTCGAGCCTGCTCGACAGCGCGGTGCCGGCGTTCGAGCGGATCATGATCGAGACCGCGCTGAAGCACACTGCCGGGCGTCGTCGTGACGCTGCGGTGCTGTTGGGCTGGGGCCGGAACACCCTGACCCGCAAGATCAAGGAACTGGGGATGAAGGTTGATGGCGGGGATGATGATGAGGGTGATGAAGGCTAAAACCTCGTTTGCTTGATTCTCTTGCTGGACTCACGATCCCTCCCCCTCACCCCAGCCCTCCCGAAACGTCGGACCGCCCCCAAGGGGGCGAGGGGAAAGGGAGCAGATCTCGGTTGAATTCAGACCTGAGTTCAACTCGATATTTCACGTCGGCGTAGCTTGAACAAACTTCTCGGTCAGTCCCCTCTCCCTCTGGGAGAGGGCTAGGGTGAGGGGGCAATTCCGGACCCGCCCACTAACCCCGCCACACCGCCGACCCGCCACGGGTGCACCACGACAAGGCACCAAGACCCGTAATCGCGCACAGCGCCACCCTTGCCTACTCCGTCGAATCCGCTGAAAAACCCAAATCCAGATTGCACAAAAGCCCCGTATTACGGGGCTTCCGTCATTGCTTCAGGCTTTTTTGTTTCAAAACGATAAAAACTGGCACGCCCCCTGCAATAACTCAGTCAGGTGATTCGTTTCACCAACCCTTTCGGGGGCCTTGGTACAGGCAGGCCGGGGATTCCCCTCTTTACACCGGACTCGATGAGTCCACCCTTTTGGGGCCCTTGATACAGGCAGGTCAGGGGTTCCTTCTTTACACCGGCTCAGTACGCGATGCGATGAGCCCGCCCGTTTCGGGAACCTTGGTACAGGCAGGCCGGGGATTCCCTCTTTTATTGCTCCCGGAGATGGATCTCCAGCCGCCAGCGGCCATCGACCTGGCTGCCGGCCCACTCCCCTTGCAGCGGTCGCGCTGCCACCAGCGTCAGCAACAAGCCCCCATCACTCAATCGCGTCCGCCAGTTCACGTCCTTGCCGTTGAGCTTGAGCTGGCCCTTCTGCGCCTTACCCTCGGCCTCGAACAACAGCGCAACGCTGCCATCGACGATCTCGCCGTGCAGCTTCGGCTCGTTGTTGAACCAGACCGCCAGACCGCCATCGATCACCTCGACCTGCTGCAAGACGCTCGGGTCAGGCGTGGTCAAACGGCCGATCATCATCCCGACCATCACACCGACGATCGCCAGCGACGCCATTACCCGCAGGAATAGTTTCGAACGCGGGTCTGCTTGCGGCGTAGAATGCGCGTCATCTTTACCTTCGGAGCCGTGCATGTTTCACGTCATCCTTTTTCAACCGGAAATTCCACCGAACACCGGTAACGTTATCAGGCTGTGCGCCAACAGCGGCTGCCACCTGCATTTGATCGAACCGCTGGGCTTCGAGATGGACGACAAGCGTCTGCGTCGCGCCGGTCTCGACTACCACGAGTATGCCACTCTGCAACGCCATGCCGACCTGGCCAGTTGCCTGGAAAGCCTCGGCCACCCACGGCTGTTCGCCTTCACCACCAAGGGTTCGCGACCGTTTCACGATGCCGCGTTCGTCCCCGGCGATGCCTTCATTTTCGGCCCGGAAAGTCGTGGCCTGCCGCCTGAAGTGCTGGATGCCCTACCCGCCGAACAGCGCCTGCGCCTGCCGATGCGCGAAGGTTGCCGCAGCCTGAACCTGTCCAACACCGTAGCGGTGGCCGTGTACGAAGCGTGGCGGCAAAACGACTTCAAGTAACGCCATTCGATCGCCCAAGAAAAAAGCGCCTGTAACGGCGCTTTTTTCGTTGTTGCATCGACCGCTTACTGAACGGTCGGGGTCTCGCCGGCTTCCTGCATGCGCTGCAGCTCTTGCGCGTACAGGGCGTCGAAGTTCACCGGGGCCAGCATCAGGGCCGGGAACGAACCACGGGTCACCAGGCTGTCCAGGGTTTCGCGAGCGTACGGGAACAGGATGTTCGGGCAGAACGCACCCAGGGTGTGGCTCATCGAAGCCGCGTCCAGGTTCTTGATCAGGAAGATACCGGCCTGTTGCACTTCAGCGATGAAGGCAACTTCTTCACCGTTTTTCACGGTGACGGACAGGGTCAGCACGACTTCGTAGAAATCGCCTTCCAGCGCCTTCTGACGGGTGTTCAGATCCAGACCGACCGCCGGGTCCCACTGCTGGCGGAAGATCGCCGGGCTTTTCGGGGCTTCGAAGGACAGGTCGCGTACGTAGATGCGCTGCAAGGAGAATTGCGGTGCGGTTTCTTCTTCGCTGGCTGCAGTGTTCTGTTGGTCAGTCATCTCAGATCCTTTCTGATCTTGGGTCTTTTAGGGTTCTTGGTTTGCAGGTGCAGCAGTTCAGGCCTTGAGCAGCGCGTCGAGCTTGCCGGCGCGCTCCAGGGCAAACAAATCGTCACATCCACCGACGTGAGTGTCGCCGATCCAGATCTGCGGCACGGACGTGCGTCCGGCCTTCTGGGCCATGGCGGCGCGCACTTGCGGCTTGCCATCGACCTTGATCTCTTCGAAGTCCACGCCTTTGTTCGCGAGCAGGTACTTGGCGCGCGAGCAGTAAGGGCAGTAATCGCTGGAGTAGACGATGACTTCGCTCATGTCACTTCACCAGCGGCAGGTTGTCGCCTTTCCAGCTGGAAATCCCGCCGGACAGCTTGGCGGCGGTGAAGCCGGATTTCATCAGCTCGCGGGCGTGGGTGCCGGCAGTCTGGCCCAAGGCATCGACCAGAATGATGGTCTTGGCCTTGTGTTTTTCCAGCTCACCGATACGGGCGGCCAGTTTGTCCTGGGGAATGTTCACCGCGCCAACGATGTGACCGGCGGCGTAATCCTTGCTCGGACGGATGTCCACCACCACGCCGGCTTCCTTGTTGACCAGTGCGGTCAGCTCGCCCGTGCTCAGGCTTTTACCGCCGCCCTGCACCGTGTGCGCCAGCAGCAATGCCAGCAGTACGACGAAGATACCGACAAGAATGTAGTGGTTAGTGGCAAATTCAATCAGGTGAGCAACCATCGAAGGAGGTTCCAGGGCGTTAAAATGTCGGCCAGTATACACAGCCACTATGGTCGGCCAAACCCCGTCCGGCGGTGACGCGGTCGGAACTTCGCTTTAAACTCCAACTCCCTTTTCCATCGCCCTCTTCTTTATTAGCCACGAGTGGATTCCATGACTACCACGCCTAAACCTTTGGTCCTGATGATTCTCGACGGCTTCGGTCACAGCGACAGCCCCGAATCCAACGCCGTCTTTGCGGCCAAAAAGCCTGTGCTGGATCGCCTGTGGGCCACTGTGCCGAACGGCTTGATCTCGGGCAGCGGCATGGATGTCGGCCTGCCGGACGGCCAGATGGGCAACTCCGAAGTCGGCCACATGAACCTCGGCGCCGGCCGCGTGGTGTATCAGGACTTCACACGCGTGACCAAGTCGATCCGCGACGGCGAGTTCTTCGAGAACCCGACCATCTGCGCCGCCGTGGACAAAGCCGTGGCCGCCGGCAAGGCTGTGCATTTCATGGGCCTGCTGTCGGATGGCGGCGTTCACAGCCACCAGGATCACCTGATTGCCATGGCCGAACTGGCCTTCAAGCGTGGCGCCGAAAAAATCTACCTGCACGCCTTCCTCGACGGGCGCGACACGCCGCCGAAAAGCGCCGCTTCGTCGATCGAACTGCTCGACGCGAGCTTCCAGGCGCTCGGCAAGGGTCGTATCGCCAGCATCATCGGCCGCTACTTCGCCATGGACCGCGATAACCGCTGGGACCGTGTTTCCCAGGCCTACAACCTGATCGTCGACGGCAAGGGCGAATTCAACGCCGCCACTGCTCAGGAAGGCCTGGAAGCCGCTTACGCCCGTGGCGAGAGCGACGAATTCGTCAAGGCCACCAGCATCGGTGAGCCGGTAAAAGTCGAAGACGGCGACGCCGTGGTGTTCATGAACTTCCGCGCCGACCGTGCCCGCGAACTCAGCCGCGTGTTTGTCGAAGACGGTTTCCAGGAATTCGAACGCGCACGCCAGCCAAAAGTGCAGTACGTGGGCCTGACTCAATACGCCGCCAGCATCCCGGCCCCCGCAGCCTTTGCGCCGGGCAGCCTGGAAAACGTGCTCGGTGACTACCTGGCGAAAAACGGCAAGACCCAGCTGCGCATTGCCGAAACCGAGAAATACGCACACGTAACCTTTTTCTTCTCCGGCGGTCGCGAAGAACCGTTCCCGGGCGAAGAGCGCATTCTGATCCCGTCGCCGAAAGTCGCCACGTATGACCTTCAGCCAGAGATGAGTGCACCAGAAGTCACCGACCGCATCGTCGATGCCATCGAACACCAGCGTTACGACGTGATCGTGGTCAACTACGCCAACGGCGACATGGTCGGCCACAGCGGTGTGTTCGACGCGGCGGTGAAAGCCGTTGAGTGCCTGGACACCTGCGTCGGCCGCATCGTCGAGGCACTGGAAAAGGTGGGCGGCGAAGCGCTGATCACCGCCGACCACGGCAACGTCGAGCAAATGGCCGACGAAGCCACCGGCCAGGCGCACACCGCGCACACCACCGAGCCGGTGCCGTTCATTTATGTGGGCAAGCGTGACCTCAAGGTCCGTGCAGGCGGCGTGCTGGCGGACGTGGCACCGACCATGCTCAAGCTGCTGGGCCTGGAAAAACCGGCGGAAATGACGGGCACTTCGATTCTGGTCTGATATCAAAAGCGCCCTGTAATCAGCCTGAAACGGCTTTTTATGACGAACGCCTCAAAGCAGTTGGCTTTGAGGCGTTTTTTTTGCAGCGTGGGGCGGGCATACTAGGCCGTCCCTTACCCTGGTGCCGCCCGCCTCTATGCTTCGCGTCCTGATCGCCCTCGCTCTGACATGCCTGCTCCAACCGGCCTTCGCTGACGAGCGCGCGCAAACCCAACAACAGTTGGACGCCACGCGTCAGGATATCGCCGAGCTGAAAAAACTGCTGGGCAAGCTCCAGGAAGAAAAGTCCGGCGTACAGAAAGAGCTCAAGGGCACTGAAACCGAGATGGGCAATCTCGAGAAACAGGTCGACGCCCTGCAAAAAGAGCTGAAGAAGAGTGAATCCGAGCTGCAGCGGCTCGATGCGGAGAAAAAAAAACTCCAGAGCGCGCGCACTGAACAGCAACGACTGATCGCCATCCAGGCCCGCGCGGCCTACCAGAACGGTCGGCAGGAATACCTCAAGCTGTTGCTCAACCAACAGAACCCCGAGAAGTTCGCTCGCACCCTCACCTACTACGACTACCTGAGCCAGGCCCGCCTGGAGCAACTGAAGAATTTCAACGAAACCCTGCGCCAACTGGCGAATGTCGAAAAAGACATCTCCGCCCAGCAAGCCCAGTTGCTGGTGCAGAAAAGCGACCTGGATACACAGCGCGACGCACTCGACAAGGTTCGCAAGGAGCGCCAGCAGGTGCTGGCCAAGCTCAACGACGACGTGAAAGCGCGCGATCAGAAACTGGCCTCCCGCGAGCAGGATCAGGCAGACCTGTCTAAAGTCCTTAAAACCATTGAAGAAACCCTGGCCCGCCAGGCCCGTGAGGCAGAAGAAGCGCGACAGAAAGCGCTCATCGCCCAGCAGGAAGCAGAAAAAAAGCGTTTGCGTGAGGCCCAGGCCCGCGCCGATGCGGACTCGGACACCAGTGACGCCCCGCGAAAACAAGCCAGACCTACCCCTGGCGCGCTGGTTTCCAGCAGCGGCGAGACGTTCGGCGGCCCTTTTGCTGCCACCCGGGGAAAACTTCCATGGCCGGTTGATGGTCGACTGCTGGCACGCTTCGGTGAAACCCGTGGCGATGATGCTCGCACCAAGTGGGACGGCGTGATGATCAGCGCCTCCGCCGGCAGCCAGGTTCACGCCGTACACGGCGGGCGCGTGGTGTTTGCCGACTGGTTGCGCGGTGCCGGGCTGCTGGTGATCCTCGACCACGGCAACGGTTTTCTGAGCCTTTACGGTCATAACCAGACGCTGCTGAAGTCGGCTGGTGACGTGGTAAAAGCCGGTGAGTCCATCTCCACTGTCGGTAGCAGTGGCGGGCAGGACACACCAGCGCTGTATTTCGCAATTCGTCAGCAGGGTCACCCGAGTGATCCGGCGCAATGGTGCCGCGCGCAAGGATAGGCGTTGAGTCACCAACTTTAGGAGTTCGTTCGACATGCTGCATTTGTCCCGTCTTACCTCGCTGGCCCTGACGATCGCCCTGGTGATCGGCGCGCCTCTGGCGTTCGCCGCTCAACCGGCCCCGGCTGTCGCTCCGGCAGGCACTGCTGCGACTTCCAAGGCCCCGCTGCCGCTGGAAGAACTGCGCACCTTTGCCGAGGTCATGGACCGGATCAAGGCCGCCTATGTCGAGCCGGTGGACGACAAAACCCTGCTGGAAAACGCCATCAAGGGCATGCTCAGCAACCTCGACCCACACTCGGCCTACCTCGGCCCGGAAGACTTCACCGAGCTGCAGGAAAGCACCAGCGGTGAGTTCGGCGGCCTGGGCATCGAAGTTGGCTCGGAAGACGGATTCATCAAGGTCGTGTCGCCAATCGACGACACCCCTGCATCGAAGGCCGGCATCCAGGCCGGTGACTTCATCGTCAAGATCAACGGCGCACCGACCCGTGGCCAGACCATGACCGAAGCCGTAGACAAGATGCGCGGCAAGATCGGCCAGAAAATCACCCTGACCCTGGTCCGCGACGGTGGCACACCGTTCGACGTGACCCTGGCACGCGCAGTGATCCAGGTGAAGAGCGTCAAGGCGCAACTGCTGGAATCGGGTTACGGCCTGATCCGCATCACCCAGTTCCAGGTCAAGACCGGCGAAGAAGTCTCCAAGGCCTTGGCCAAGCTGCGCAAGGACAACGGCAAGAAGCTCAACGGCATCATCCTCGACCTGCGCAACAACCCGGGCGGCGTGCTGCAGGCAGCGGTGGAAGTGGTCGACCACTTCATCACCAAAGGCCTGATCGTCTACACCAAGGGCCGGATCGCCAACTCCGAGCTGCGTTTCTCCGCCACCGGCAAGGACGAAAGCGAAGCGGTGCCAATGGTTGTGCTGATCAACGGTGGCAGTGCCTCGGCCTCGGAAATCGTCGCCGGCGCCCTGCAAGACCAGAAACGCGCCGTGGTCATGGGCACCACCAGTTTTGGCAAAGGCTCGGTGCAAACCGTGCTGCCGCTGAACAACGACCGTGCGCTGAAGATCACCACCGCACTGTACTTCACTCCGAACGGCCGCTCGATCCAGGCCCAGGGCATCGTCCCGGACATCGAAGTGCGCAAGGCCAAGATCACCAACGAGGCAGACGGCGAATACTTCAAGGAAGCCGACCTGCAGGGTCACCTGGGCAACGGCAACGGCGGCGCGGACAAACCGACCGGCTCCGGCGCGAAACCGAAAGCCATGCCGCAGGATGACGATTACCAGTTGGCCCAGGCTCTGAGCCTGCTCAAAGGCCTGAGCATCACGTCCGGCCGTTGAGGATGTCTTTGCGTTTCGTCTTTGTCCTGCTGTGCTGTCTGGCGGGTGCTGCTCACGCAGAACCTGCCAGACCAACACCTCAAAAAGCCTACCTGACACTGATCATCGACGACCTGGGGCAGAACCTGCCCCGGGATCGCCGCGTACTGGCCCTGCCCGGGCCGGTCACCACCGCGATCATGCCCGACACCCCGCACGCCACCGAATTTGCCCGCGAAGCCCATCGCGCCGGCAAGATCGTGATCCTGCATATGCCGATGGACCCGGCCACCGGGCCGTTCGCCTGGCATCCTGAACTGCCCATCGAGGAGCTTGAGAAACGGCTGAACGCCGCGTTCAAAATGGTCCCCTACACCGCCGGCATCAACAACCACATGGGCAGTCGCATGACGGCGCAACCGGTGGCGATGGCCTGGTTGATGGGTGAGCTGCAGCGCCGCCACAAGTTTTTCGTCGACAGCCGCACCAGTGCCCAGACCGTCGCCGCGCAGCAGGCGCAGAAGATCGATCTGGCGAGCGTTTCCCGGGATGTGTTTCTCGATGACGAGCGCACCGAAGCGGCAATCCTGACCCAATTGCAGACGGCGATAAGTCTGGCCCGCAAACAGGGTTCTGCGGTGATGATCGGCCATCCTTATCCACAGACTCTGGCCGTGCTGGAACGGGAACTGCCGAAGTTGAAAGCTCAAGGCATCGAGTGGATCGATATCAAACAAATGATCAGTGTGCGCAGCAATCGCGCCACGGCCGCTCATGGCAAAGACGGCGTCTACCGGTAAATGCTCTGAAACAACCGCCACACATAGTTACCGCCAGAAGACTTGCCCCAATCGGGATAGTCAGCCTCGCAAGTGCCAGCGACTCCTCGAGTCGCCTTTCAAACTTCAGGACTGACTATGACTACTGACAACAGCCACACCTTGCCTGTCGGGCAAACGGAATCGATAAAATCCGGCAACCTGCTGATCAACTTCACGACAGAATTCCACCGCATCTGGGATAGCCGGGGGTCCGACTCTGCGCCTGGTAGTTTCTGGCGCCTCGCCCCTGACCCCGACGCATTACCAGGTTATTTCCCGCTGGGCGACATCGTGGTTCGCGGGTACGACAATGTAAACGGCAGCAAAATTGTCGCCGTTGTCCGCGAGGGTGATGAAACACCAGCAGGCAAGGCTCTCAGCCGACCGATCGACTATGAAAAAGTCTGGAGAGACTCCAGCTCAGGCGCCGCAGCAGACTGCACCGTCTGGCGCCCGATCCCTCCGTCCGGGTATGTCGCCCTGGGAGTGGTCTGCTCCAATGGCCGAGACAAGCCGCTGCTCAATACTGTCCGATGCGTCCGGTCGGATCTCGTGGTGGCCGCCAACCTCGGCGATCTGATCTGGAGTGACAAGGGCAGTGGTGCCAGACAAAATTTCAGTGCCTGGCATATTGATCCTCCACCCGCACAACCCGGCGAAATATATTTCTCGCCTGGAAGTTTTTTCGCTGTCCAGAGCCACGGAAAGCCTGCTACCCCAGTGTCCTACGTTCTTCGAATGCAGATCCCTCGCCAGGTAAACCCCGCCCCAGAACCGCCGGAGCTTTCAGGTTACGAAGCACCCTCAGCGGTCGAACCGGCCAGAGTCACTCAGGTTGCACGACTGCCGTGGTTCGCCGTCAGAGAAAATCTGCAGCCCACAGAGCAATTGCGCACGTCGCCGTTCTACTGCCTGGAACGCACAGACCAGTACGTCCTGGTCGGACACACCTATAACACGGGCGACCAGTGCCGACCTGCCAAGTGGAAAGCTTTTCCAGTGCAGAACCCCATCATGCAGCAGATATTCAGCTCATTGACATCGATCAGGATCGATACGGCATGGCCGGCCAATGCTGTGAACAATGCCAGGGCAATCGAATTTTCGGCCTGTCTGCAGGAGGACTTCACCCACACTGAGCATTCAACCGGCGGCTGGAATGAATTGCGCCCTCTGGGCGTTATCGCCATGGCGGCGAAGTGCAAGGCGGTAGCGGTCTATCAAATCCAAAGCGACTATATGCTCAAGCGCGCTGACGGCACGAAAGTGGCGGTCAGCATCGGCTACTCGGATGACGAAAGCCTTCACCTTAGCGAATACCCGCAAGAGGTCGACACTCCGGCCATGCTCGCCCCGGCGTCCAGCACGGCCCTGGTAAAGGGCCTCGATCACGACGCAGT
The sequence above is a segment of the Pseudomonas sp. HS6 genome. Coding sequences within it:
- a CDS encoding Vps62-related protein, encoding MTTDNSHTLPVGQTESIKSGNLLINFTTEFHRIWDSRGSDSAPGSFWRLAPDPDALPGYFPLGDIVVRGYDNVNGSKIVAVVREGDETPAGKALSRPIDYEKVWRDSSSGAAADCTVWRPIPPSGYVALGVVCSNGRDKPLLNTVRCVRSDLVVAANLGDLIWSDKGSGARQNFSAWHIDPPPAQPGEIYFSPGSFFAVQSHGKPATPVSYVLRMQIPRQVNPAPEPPELSGYEAPSAVEPARVTQVARLPWFAVRENLQPTEQLRTSPFYCLERTDQYVLVGHTYNTGDQCRPAKWKAFPVQNPIMQQIFSSLTSIRIDTAWPANAVNNARAIEFSACLQEDFTHTEHSTGGWNELRPLGVIAMAAKCKAVAVYQIQSDYMLKRADGTKVAVSIGYSDDESLHLSEYPQEVDTPAMLAPASSTALVKGLDHDAVGILVESPPVSDLPPSIDSAP
- a CDS encoding S41 family peptidase, giving the protein MLHLSRLTSLALTIALVIGAPLAFAAQPAPAVAPAGTAATSKAPLPLEELRTFAEVMDRIKAAYVEPVDDKTLLENAIKGMLSNLDPHSAYLGPEDFTELQESTSGEFGGLGIEVGSEDGFIKVVSPIDDTPASKAGIQAGDFIVKINGAPTRGQTMTEAVDKMRGKIGQKITLTLVRDGGTPFDVTLARAVIQVKSVKAQLLESGYGLIRITQFQVKTGEEVSKALAKLRKDNGKKLNGIILDLRNNPGGVLQAAVEVVDHFITKGLIVYTKGRIANSELRFSATGKDESEAVPMVVLINGGSASASEIVAGALQDQKRAVVMGTTSFGKGSVQTVLPLNNDRALKITTALYFTPNGRSIQAQGIVPDIEVRKAKITNEADGEYFKEADLQGHLGNGNGGADKPTGSGAKPKAMPQDDDYQLAQALSLLKGLSITSGR
- a CDS encoding divergent polysaccharide deacetylase family protein, with translation MSLRFVFVLLCCLAGAAHAEPARPTPQKAYLTLIIDDLGQNLPRDRRVLALPGPVTTAIMPDTPHATEFAREAHRAGKIVILHMPMDPATGPFAWHPELPIEELEKRLNAAFKMVPYTAGINNHMGSRMTAQPVAMAWLMGELQRRHKFFVDSRTSAQTVAAQQAQKIDLASVSRDVFLDDERTEAAILTQLQTAISLARKQGSAVMIGHPYPQTLAVLERELPKLKAQGIEWIDIKQMISVRSNRATAAHGKDGVYR
- the gpmI gene encoding 2,3-bisphosphoglycerate-independent phosphoglycerate mutase, translated to MTTTPKPLVLMILDGFGHSDSPESNAVFAAKKPVLDRLWATVPNGLISGSGMDVGLPDGQMGNSEVGHMNLGAGRVVYQDFTRVTKSIRDGEFFENPTICAAVDKAVAAGKAVHFMGLLSDGGVHSHQDHLIAMAELAFKRGAEKIYLHAFLDGRDTPPKSAASSIELLDASFQALGKGRIASIIGRYFAMDRDNRWDRVSQAYNLIVDGKGEFNAATAQEGLEAAYARGESDEFVKATSIGEPVKVEDGDAVVFMNFRADRARELSRVFVEDGFQEFERARQPKVQYVGLTQYAASIPAPAAFAPGSLENVLGDYLAKNGKTQLRIAETEKYAHVTFFFSGGREEPFPGEERILIPSPKVATYDLQPEMSAPEVTDRIVDAIEHQRYDVIVVNYANGDMVGHSGVFDAAVKAVECLDTCVGRIVEALEKVGGEALITADHGNVEQMADEATGQAHTAHTTEPVPFIYVGKRDLKVRAGGVLADVAPTMLKLLGLEKPAEMTGTSILV
- a CDS encoding murein hydrolase activator EnvC; this encodes MLRVLIALALTCLLQPAFADERAQTQQQLDATRQDIAELKKLLGKLQEEKSGVQKELKGTETEMGNLEKQVDALQKELKKSESELQRLDAEKKKLQSARTEQQRLIAIQARAAYQNGRQEYLKLLLNQQNPEKFARTLTYYDYLSQARLEQLKNFNETLRQLANVEKDISAQQAQLLVQKSDLDTQRDALDKVRKERQQVLAKLNDDVKARDQKLASREQDQADLSKVLKTIEETLARQAREAEEARQKALIAQQEAEKKRLREAQARADADSDTSDAPRKQARPTPGALVSSSGETFGGPFAATRGKLPWPVDGRLLARFGETRGDDARTKWDGVMISASAGSQVHAVHGGRVVFADWLRGAGLLVILDHGNGFLSLYGHNQTLLKSAGDVVKAGESISTVGSSGGQDTPALYFAIRQQGHPSDPAQWCRAQG